One genomic window of uncultured Erythrobacter sp. includes the following:
- a CDS encoding ABC transporter ATP-binding protein: MSETAPIVALRGLTRSFEQGGETIEVLRGVDLDIQPGEIVALLGPSGSGKSTMLQAVGLLEGGFDGSIAIAGEAAASLPADQRTRLRREHLGFVYQFHHLLPDFDATENVVMPQMIAGTPRDAALERAQGLLSSLGLGHRLTHRPSQLSGGEQQRVAVARALANRPTLVLADEPTGNLDEHTSDAVLGQFLELVRGEGSAALVATHNERLASRMDRVVRLHDGVLE; this comes from the coding sequence ATGAGTGAGACTGCTCCCATCGTAGCGCTGCGCGGGCTGACACGCAGCTTTGAGCAAGGCGGTGAGACGATCGAAGTCTTGCGCGGTGTCGATCTCGATATTCAACCGGGCGAAATCGTTGCTCTGTTGGGGCCTTCCGGTTCGGGCAAATCGACAATGCTGCAGGCCGTCGGCTTGCTCGAAGGCGGCTTCGATGGTTCGATCGCAATTGCGGGAGAAGCGGCGGCGTCGCTTCCGGCGGACCAACGCACACGGTTGCGGCGCGAGCATCTCGGTTTCGTCTATCAGTTCCACCATCTGCTGCCAGATTTCGATGCGACAGAGAATGTGGTGATGCCGCAGATGATTGCGGGAACGCCGCGAGATGCGGCGCTGGAACGGGCGCAGGGCCTGCTTTCGAGCCTCGGCTTGGGCCATCGTCTCACACACCGACCGAGCCAACTTTCCGGCGGTGAACAACAGCGTGTTGCCGTAGCGCGGGCGCTGGCCAACCGTCCGACGCTGGTTCTGGCAGATGAGCCAACCGGGAATCTGGACGAACACACTTCCGACGCCGTGCTCGGGCAGTTTCTTGAACTGGTGCGCGGTGAGGGCAGCGCAGCATTGGTCGCGACGCACAACGAGAGACTTGCGAGCCGGATGGACCGCGTGGTGCGTTTGCATGACGGGGTGCTTGAGTAG
- a CDS encoding glutathione peroxidase: MTTIADFTVTTNRGEELDLAEKKGKVLLVVNTASKCGFTPQYDGLEKLFQQFKEKDFEVLGFPCNQFGAQEPGNADEIQEFCKVNFGVTFPLMEKVDVNGPDASPLYDWMKGEAKGLMGSTSVKWNFTKFLIDREGNVVKRYAPQDTPERIAKDIEKLL; the protein is encoded by the coding sequence ATGACCACCATTGCCGATTTCACCGTCACCACAAATCGCGGCGAAGAGCTCGATCTTGCCGAGAAGAAGGGCAAGGTCTTGCTCGTGGTGAATACCGCCAGCAAATGCGGGTTCACCCCGCAATATGACGGGCTGGAGAAGCTGTTTCAGCAGTTCAAGGAGAAAGATTTCGAAGTCCTTGGCTTTCCCTGCAATCAATTCGGCGCGCAGGAGCCGGGCAACGCGGACGAAATTCAGGAATTCTGCAAGGTCAATTTCGGCGTCACCTTCCCGCTGATGGAGAAGGTAGATGTGAACGGCCCCGACGCGTCACCGCTTTATGACTGGATGAAGGGTGAGGCGAAGGGCCTGATGGGCTCGACATCGGTCAAATGGAACTTCACGAAGTTCCTGATCGATCGCGAAGGCAATGTCGTGAAGCGCTACGCTCCCCAGGACACGCCAGAGCGGATCGCCAAGGATATCGAAAAGCTGCTCTGA
- a CDS encoding YIP1 family protein — MTDNNELQQRAEGLMNRAKAITLKPAETWPVIAKETDEPMQVFLRYVVPLAAIGPVASFIGGQVFGYGLFGISWKPSLMGGLSQAITSYVLTLASIWLIAWVANFLSPKFEGKDDYASAFRLAAYSMTAAWIVGIVGLIPALGILGLAALYSLYLFYKGAPVMMEVPAKNAIVYTVITVIVAVLANFVIGMIAAALTGPGPMAGIGSGDGTIDGTTIDLGEYGSIEVDEDGDTTTATINVDGEEMTIEVPNED; from the coding sequence ATGACCGACAACAATGAACTCCAGCAGCGGGCTGAGGGCCTGATGAACCGCGCCAAGGCAATCACGCTGAAACCGGCAGAGACTTGGCCGGTCATCGCCAAGGAAACCGACGAGCCTATGCAGGTCTTCCTGCGCTATGTTGTGCCTCTGGCTGCGATTGGTCCGGTCGCGTCATTCATCGGCGGTCAGGTTTTCGGCTATGGGTTGTTCGGCATCAGCTGGAAGCCATCTCTGATGGGCGGTCTATCGCAGGCCATCACAAGCTACGTTCTCACGCTTGCCAGCATCTGGCTGATCGCGTGGGTTGCCAATTTTCTGAGTCCCAAGTTTGAGGGCAAGGATGACTACGCCAGCGCATTCCGTCTCGCAGCCTATTCGATGACGGCGGCATGGATCGTCGGCATTGTCGGGCTCATCCCGGCGCTCGGCATTCTCGGCCTCGCAGCGTTGTACAGCCTGTATCTGTTCTACAAGGGCGCTCCAGTCATGATGGAGGTTCCCGCGAAGAACGCGATTGTTTACACCGTGATCACTGTGATCGTGGCCGTACTGGCAAACTTCGTGATCGGCATGATCGCTGCGGCACTCACTGGGCCTGGACCGATGGCAGGCATCGGATCAGGCGACGGCACGATTGATGGCACGACGATCGACCTTGGCGAGTACGGCTCGATTGAGGTGGATGAAGACGGCGACACAACAACCGCCACGATCAATGTCGATGGCGAGGAAATGACCATCGAAGTGCCTAACGAGGACTGA